One segment of Campylobacter hominis ATCC BAA-381 DNA contains the following:
- the thyX gene encoding FAD-dependent thymidylate synthase, whose amino-acid sequence MQIKLLNFTPLWVCAHATRTCWQSFAKGDNGGEKDCELIDRVGNKFKHASTLEHLSYNFYIKEISRALLQELARHRMASLSVKSTRYTLKELKNEQEFIADDLKRAEKYLVFTGNSDVDKASITALENLRKILNTNVSLDIAKYCLPESYKTELTWTINARSLQNFLSLRTSKSALWEIRKLAYAIFEALPEEHKFIFEDKIYKES is encoded by the coding sequence ATGCAGATAAAACTTCTAAATTTCACGCCGCTTTGGGTTTGTGCACACGCTACAAGAACTTGCTGGCAAAGTTTCGCAAAAGGCGATAATGGCGGTGAAAAAGATTGTGAGCTCATAGATAGAGTCGGCAATAAATTCAAACACGCTTCCACATTGGAACATTTAAGTTATAATTTTTATATAAAAGAAATTTCGCGCGCACTTTTGCAAGAGTTGGCACGCCACAGAATGGCGAGTCTTAGCGTAAAATCTACAAGGTATACATTAAAAGAGTTAAAAAACGAGCAGGAATTTATCGCGGATGACTTAAAGCGAGCCGAAAAATATCTGGTTTTTACGGGAAATTCCGACGTTGATAAAGCTTCTATTACCGCACTTGAAAATTTACGCAAAATTTTAAATACAAACGTAAGCCTTGATATCGCAAAATATTGTTTGCCTGAAAGTTACAAAACGGAACTTACCTGGACGATAAATGCGCGATCCTTGCAAAATTTTCTTTCACTTCGCACAAGCAAATCCGCTCTTTGGGAAATAAGAAAACTTGCTTATGCCATTTTCGAAGCTTTGCCGGAAGAGCATAAGTTTATATTTGAAGATAAAATTTATAAAGAAAGCTAA
- the ilvD gene encoding dihydroxy-acid dehydratase encodes MRSDVIKKGYIRAPHRSLLRATGLKDDDFKKPFIGVCNSFAEIIPGHFFLNKFAKIIKDEIRKNGCVPFEFNCIGVDDGIAMGHDGMLYSLPSREIIANSVETMMNAHKLDALICIPNCDKIVPGMIMGALRVNVPTIFISGGPMAAGRGKNGEALDLNSTFEAVGAYEVKKINKKELHDIECAACPGAGSCSGMFTANSMNTLCEAMGIALKGNGTILAMTKNRKKLAKKAARRICEIALDDKFKIRNIINKKAVENAMVVDMAMGGSSNTILHMLAISREAGCALDIKELNEISKKTPHIAKIAPSKPEIHMQDVHNAGGINAIMNEVKDLLHLDNLTVTGETLGERIKGAKIKDEDVIHKVENAYSKVGGLAILFGNLAEQGCVIKAAGIIGSRKFSGKAICFNSQDEAIEGISGGKVKKGDVVVIRYEGPKGGPGMQEMLSPTSLIVGRGLGADVALITDGRFSGATRGLCIGHVSPEAAEGGMIGLLKDGDIIDIDVDNFSINVRLSEDEIAERKKEFKYGGKKVQSRWLRQYQKLVTNASNGAILEA; translated from the coding sequence ATGAGAAGTGATGTAATCAAAAAAGGTTATATAAGAGCGCCGCACAGATCGCTTTTGCGTGCTACCGGTTTAAAAGACGATGATTTTAAAAAGCCGTTTATCGGTGTTTGTAACAGTTTTGCAGAAATTATTCCGGGACATTTTTTCTTAAATAAATTTGCCAAGATTATAAAAGATGAAATCAGAAAAAACGGCTGTGTGCCGTTTGAATTTAACTGTATAGGCGTGGATGACGGTATAGCGATGGGGCATGACGGAATGCTTTATTCGCTTCCAAGTCGTGAAATAATCGCAAATTCCGTTGAAACTATGATGAATGCTCATAAGCTTGACGCACTTATTTGCATACCGAATTGTGATAAAATCGTACCGGGAATGATAATGGGAGCACTTCGTGTGAATGTGCCTACGATTTTTATAAGCGGCGGACCGATGGCAGCAGGTCGCGGTAAAAACGGAGAAGCGCTTGATTTAAACTCAACTTTTGAAGCCGTGGGCGCATATGAAGTTAAAAAAATTAATAAAAAAGAGCTTCACGATATCGAGTGTGCTGCATGTCCAGGAGCCGGAAGCTGCAGCGGAATGTTTACAGCAAATTCCATGAATACTCTTTGCGAAGCGATGGGAATAGCTTTAAAAGGAAACGGCACAATTTTGGCGATGACGAAAAATCGCAAAAAACTTGCTAAAAAGGCGGCAAGAAGAATTTGTGAAATCGCCCTTGATGATAAATTTAAAATTCGAAATATAATAAATAAAAAAGCGGTTGAAAATGCTATGGTAGTGGATATGGCGATGGGCGGAAGCTCAAATACTATTTTACATATGTTGGCAATTTCAAGGGAGGCCGGTTGCGCGCTTGATATAAAAGAGTTAAACGAAATCAGCAAAAAAACGCCTCACATCGCAAAAATTGCACCAAGCAAGCCTGAAATTCATATGCAAGACGTTCATAACGCAGGCGGAATAAATGCAATAATGAATGAGGTAAAAGATTTACTTCATTTAGATAATCTTACAGTTACAGGAGAAACTTTAGGCGAACGCATAAAAGGCGCAAAAATCAAAGATGAAGACGTTATTCATAAAGTGGAAAATGCCTATTCGAAAGTTGGAGGTTTGGCTATTTTATTTGGAAATCTAGCGGAGCAGGGCTGTGTTATAAAAGCGGCCGGAATTATAGGCTCTAGAAAATTTAGCGGAAAAGCGATCTGTTTTAACTCGCAAGATGAAGCAATAGAAGGAATTTCCGGCGGAAAAGTAAAAAAAGGCGATGTTGTCGTCATTCGCTATGAAGGTCCGAAAGGAGGCCCGGGAATGCAAGAGATGCTAAGTCCTACAAGCTTAATTGTAGGTCGTGGGCTTGGAGCGGATGTGGCTTTGATTACCGATGGTCGTTTTAGCGGTGCTACAAGAGGACTTTGTATTGGACATGTAAGCCCTGAAGCTGCCGAAGGCGGTATGATAGGACTTTTAAAAGATGGCGATATAATTGACATAGACGTTGATAATTTCTCTATAAATGTACGCTTAAGCGAAGATGAAATCGCTGAGCGAAAAAAAGAATTTAAATACGGCGGTAAAAAAGTGCAAAGCAGGTGGCTTCGCCAATATCAAAAACTTGTAACAAATGCAAGCAACGGAGCAATTTTAGAAGCGTAA
- a CDS encoding molybdopterin-dependent oxidoreductase, with product MDKSRRNFLKGSVAVGTLASLNLNANQIATNMANGGEKFVYSICEMCSSRCAITAKIVDKKGVFISGNPNFNSNKTSVCARGGSGFNQVYDEQRLIKPLIRTGKRGEGKWREASWDEALELVAENLNEIKEKYGVQSVIFTSKAGESHSQMTNFACAYGSQNIFSHWSCCPITYNTVLSHTFGGGMTRDFTESKYIINFGHNLFEGIDISNTKKLAKFAKKEDTKLVVLEPRFSVVAAKADEWLPIKPGTDLAFVMALIHVWLRDGKYDKKFIEDYTIGIEHVIEATKNSTPKWQEKITGIKAETVERIANEIWQKAPAVIIDWGHKTTTTRAEYQRTRAICIANALMGNVEKKGGIFFKKGSGVFNKLIGEDKFPTITNPDKDFKIPKGKRIDGSGEDGKHFFIPRKHGI from the coding sequence ATGGATAAAAGTAGAAGAAATTTCTTAAAAGGCAGCGTTGCGGTGGGCACTCTGGCAAGTCTTAATCTGAATGCAAATCAAATAGCTACAAATATGGCAAACGGCGGCGAAAAATTTGTTTACAGTATTTGTGAAATGTGCTCCAGTAGATGTGCAATAACGGCAAAAATAGTCGACAAAAAAGGCGTATTTATAAGCGGAAACCCGAATTTCAATTCAAACAAAACGTCTGTATGCGCGCGCGGCGGAAGCGGTTTTAATCAGGTTTATGACGAACAAAGATTGATAAAACCGTTAATTCGCACCGGAAAAAGAGGCGAAGGAAAATGGCGTGAAGCAAGTTGGGATGAAGCGCTTGAATTAGTAGCCGAAAATTTAAATGAAATAAAAGAAAAATATGGCGTGCAAAGCGTAATTTTTACTTCAAAAGCCGGTGAAAGTCATAGTCAAATGACAAATTTTGCATGTGCTTACGGAAGCCAAAATATCTTTTCGCACTGGTCCTGCTGCCCTATAACTTACAATACGGTTCTTTCTCACACTTTTGGCGGCGGTATGACGCGAGATTTTACAGAATCGAAATATATCATAAATTTCGGACATAATTTATTTGAAGGAATTGATATATCAAATACAAAAAAATTAGCGAAATTTGCAAAAAAAGAAGATACGAAACTTGTAGTTTTAGAGCCGAGATTTAGCGTTGTAGCTGCAAAAGCCGATGAATGGCTTCCTATAAAACCGGGAACTGATTTGGCTTTTGTAATGGCATTAATTCACGTTTGGTTAAGAGACGGAAAATATGATAAAAAATTTATAGAAGATTACACGATAGGAATTGAGCACGTAATCGAAGCAACCAAAAATTCAACACCGAAATGGCAAGAAAAAATAACGGGAATTAAAGCCGAAACGGTTGAGCGGATAGCAAATGAAATTTGGCAGAAAGCTCCTGCCGTAATAATTGACTGGGGTCATAAAACTACAACAACACGAGCTGAATATCAAAGAACAAGAGCAATCTGCATAGCAAATGCCTTAATGGGAAATGTGGAAAAGAAAGGCGGAATTTTCTTTAAAAAAGGATCAGGAGTTTTTAACAAACTGATCGGTGAAGATAAATTTCCGACAATCACAAATCCGGACAAAGATTTCAAAATACCGAAAGGCAAAAGAATCGACGGAAGCGGTGAAGACGGAAAACACTTTTTTATACCTCGCAAACACGGTATTTAA
- a CDS encoding molybdopterin dinucleotide binding domain-containing protein, which produces MDIVPAILNEKPYPVKGWVNTRFNSLINVANVKNQIKAINKLDFIVSIDIYMNDFTKYADVVLPESTYLERDESIMDKSGTAPGFYMRQKTIEPIGDTKSGYEIFRELARIMKIDELYKWKNIDEFRMIQAKGNADLLANLIKKGYVGYKVPKLYYAEPEFVSKFIEVYPSAAQFVDENGIMSSQIKFKTPSGKIELFLADVEERFPGEGCLNAKDMDVFGSHKYCITSGKTPIHTNGHTHNIKILNDMMSESPIWINTKAAKREGLKTGDEVMLKNEFGEAKGKIFVTEGIREDTLFVYHGFGHDTPQMSRANSKGINDSILLNPADGKICGTMVTNVGVDIIKL; this is translated from the coding sequence ATGGATATAGTTCCGGCAATTTTAAACGAGAAACCGTATCCTGTCAAAGGTTGGGTCAATACCAGATTTAATAGCCTGATAAACGTTGCAAACGTAAAAAATCAAATAAAAGCGATAAACAAACTTGATTTTATAGTTTCAATTGACATTTATATGAATGATTTTACAAAATACGCCGATGTAGTTTTGCCAGAAAGTACATATTTGGAACGTGATGAAAGTATTATGGACAAATCAGGAACCGCTCCCGGATTTTATATGCGTCAAAAAACAATAGAGCCGATCGGCGATACAAAAAGCGGATATGAAATTTTCCGCGAACTTGCAAGAATTATGAAAATTGACGAACTTTATAAATGGAAAAATATTGATGAATTTCGTATGATTCAAGCCAAAGGAAACGCAGATTTGCTGGCAAACCTGATAAAAAAAGGATATGTCGGCTACAAAGTTCCGAAACTTTATTATGCAGAACCCGAGTTTGTATCAAAATTTATAGAAGTTTATCCCTCAGCAGCACAATTTGTAGATGAGAACGGAATCATGAGCTCTCAAATAAAATTTAAAACTCCAAGCGGAAAAATTGAACTCTTTTTAGCCGATGTAGAAGAGAGATTTCCTGGAGAAGGTTGCTTAAATGCAAAAGATATGGATGTATTCGGCTCTCACAAATATTGCATTACAAGCGGAAAAACGCCTATTCATACAAATGGTCATACGCATAATATCAAAATTTTAAATGATATGATGAGCGAATCTCCGATTTGGATAAATACAAAAGCCGCAAAACGCGAAGGATTAAAAACAGGCGATGAAGTTATGCTTAAAAATGAATTCGGCGAAGCAAAAGGTAAAATTTTTGTAACGGAAGGGATTCGCGAAGATACGCTTTTTGTATATCACGGATTTGGACATGACACGCCGCAAATGAGTCGCGCAAATAGCAAAGGCATAAATGACAGTATTTTATTAAATCCTGCAGACGGTAAAATTTGCGGCACAATGGTAACAAATGTTGGCGTTGATATTATAAAGTTATAA
- a CDS encoding 4Fe-4S dicluster domain-containing protein, producing MKKFVMIHDENLCIGCQACSVACRNENNVTDGVYRVQVHAEMKGIFPKLKTDFTRHSCVMCENSPCVEVCPTGASFKTENGITLINHNLCVSCKYCILACPYDARFVDPITNEIGKCTFCFENRTSLGLEPACVSVCPTDALIFGDINDENSKVSKVLSKEAVEYPKAEFGTHPSLVFIKNKKGGRYE from the coding sequence ATGAAAAAATTTGTAATGATTCACGATGAAAATTTATGTATCGGATGTCAAGCATGTTCTGTCGCATGCCGAAATGAAAATAATGTAACGGACGGTGTTTATCGTGTGCAGGTACATGCCGAAATGAAAGGTATTTTTCCGAAACTGAAAACCGATTTTACAAGGCATAGCTGTGTAATGTGCGAAAACAGTCCATGTGTAGAAGTGTGCCCGACAGGAGCAAGTTTTAAAACCGAAAATGGAATAACTTTGATAAATCATAATCTTTGTGTAAGCTGCAAATACTGCATTTTAGCCTGTCCTTATGACGCAAGATTTGTAGATCCGATTACAAATGAGATTGGAAAATGTACATTTTGCTTTGAAAACCGTACATCTTTAGGATTAGAACCCGCCTGTGTCAGTGTTTGTCCGACAGATGCACTTATTTTTGGTGATATAAACGATGAAAATAGCAAAGTAAGCAAAGTTCTTTCAAAAGAAGCGGTTGAATATCCGAAAGCGGAATTCGGAACTCATCCGAGCCTGGTCTTTATAAAAAATAAAAAAGGGGGACGATATGAATAA
- the nrfD gene encoding NrfD/PsrC family molybdoenzyme membrane anchor subunit — protein MNNMWGSMAQFEAIYWSWPIVLYLFLAGLSAGSVMVALLVKWNRHENNTRSIWDAMVKAGALIGPIAICIGLFLLIADLGKPFTFYILLIKYNFLSVMSLGVLFLLIYTPFAFLFAIIIFEKEIENSKILAFLKPVTKFIRSFSGIAKKMEYILFILAICVGIYTGFLLSAVAKLPLWNTPILPILFLLSGFSSGIAANILIGMWFFKGSLNKDSIKYLLMLDLRAIFFEIPILFILFIGMYFEGGISAVAASQALNHEYFGKILWIGVIGIGLIVPIIIAATALKNHVYKPTFIVLNSLVVLVGVVLLRYYIVYAGQICIGA, from the coding sequence ATGAATAATATGTGGGGAAGCATGGCGCAATTTGAAGCCATTTATTGGTCTTGGCCGATTGTTTTATATCTATTTTTAGCCGGACTTAGCGCAGGCTCCGTAATGGTAGCGTTGCTTGTAAAATGGAACAGACACGAAAACAACACAAGATCCATTTGGGACGCTATGGTAAAAGCAGGCGCACTTATCGGTCCTATAGCTATTTGTATCGGTTTATTTCTTTTAATTGCGGATCTTGGAAAACCGTTTACGTTTTATATATTATTAATAAAATATAACTTTCTATCGGTTATGAGTCTTGGTGTATTGTTTTTATTGATTTATACGCCGTTTGCATTTTTGTTTGCAATTATAATTTTTGAAAAAGAGATAGAAAATTCAAAAATTCTGGCTTTTTTAAAACCCGTTACAAAATTTATTCGCTCTTTTTCCGGTATTGCCAAAAAAATGGAATATATACTTTTTATCTTGGCGATTTGTGTGGGAATTTACACAGGATTTTTGCTATCGGCGGTAGCAAAACTTCCTCTTTGGAATACACCTATTTTACCGATTTTGTTTTTGCTGTCCGGCTTTTCAAGCGGAATTGCGGCAAATATTTTAATCGGTATGTGGTTTTTTAAAGGCTCATTAAATAAAGATAGTATAAAATACCTTTTAATGCTTGATTTAAGAGCGATATTCTTTGAAATTCCGATTTTATTTATTTTATTTATCGGTATGTATTTTGAAGGAGGAATTTCAGCTGTAGCCGCGTCTCAAGCTTTGAACCATGAATATTTCGGCAAAATTTTATGGATCGGAGTTATTGGAATCGGACTTATTGTCCCTATAATAATAGCGGCAACAGCTCTTAAAAATCATGTATACAAACCGACTTTTATCGTGCTAAATTCACTTGTAGTTTTAGTAGGTGTAGTTTTGCTAAGATATTATATCGTCTATGCCGGACAAATTTGCATAGGGGCGTAA
- a CDS encoding response regulator transcription factor, whose protein sequence is MKILLLEDDFSYRISVAEYLSSLGYEVDEAGNGETACTKIAKNSYHLLILDVKVPEISGFEVLKYARNIGLKTPTMMMTSLTAIEDLATGYELGCNEYLKKPFNLAELKFRVKEPIKKHYANGENFVLIADNFKFYPNERILKFNENEISLSAKELEILEFLLANSYKFVSTEELIDEIWGENGKDIDVRVHIQKIRAKTAKNLIISSRGLGYKINV, encoded by the coding sequence TTGAAAATTTTACTTCTTGAAGATGATTTCAGCTACCGCATAAGCGTAGCTGAATATCTCAGTTCTCTTGGTTACGAAGTTGACGAAGCTGGCAACGGTGAAACAGCTTGCACCAAAATCGCAAAAAATTCATATCATCTTTTAATTTTGGACGTAAAAGTGCCTGAAATTTCAGGTTTTGAAGTACTGAAATACGCAAGAAATATAGGGCTTAAAACGCCGACGATGATGATGACATCACTAACTGCGATTGAAGATTTGGCGACAGGTTATGAGCTTGGCTGTAACGAATATTTGAAAAAGCCGTTTAATTTGGCGGAACTTAAATTTCGCGTAAAGGAACCTATAAAAAAGCATTATGCAAACGGCGAAAATTTCGTGCTTATAGCTGATAATTTCAAATTTTATCCCAACGAAAGAATTTTAAAATTTAATGAAAACGAAATTTCACTTTCCGCAAAAGAACTTGAAATTTTGGAATTTTTACTTGCAAATAGCTATAAATTTGTAAGCACGGAAGAGCTGATAGATGAAATTTGGGGAGAAAACGGAAAAGATATCGATGTGCGTGTGCATATACAAAAAATACGCGCCAAAACCGCTAAAAATTTAATTATTTCAAGTCGCGGATTAGGATATAAAATCAATGTTTAA
- a CDS encoding sensor histidine kinase, whose protein sequence is MFKNLKLAFYGLFCIIILQACIVFQFFGFKFWLLVFEISAIFLSAFLLKFIYNKTEIIYQEREDIAKRFFNDCMHELKTPLGVAMINIEMLQIHNKYTHRIKSALKQMKLTYEDVEYFIKNRHINFKAKRMNISKFLNDRIKFSHIMANVKNIKISSRIKPGLEIFISEIELTRLIDNTINNAIKYTNENGKIEISLANDENFAKFCVKDNGIGIKDTKKIWKRYERENLSSGGFGLGLAIVKNICDKYKIKKNVISNFGAGSTFIYEIPLFKEKFLDKFENDNQLFGKA, encoded by the coding sequence ATGTTTAAAAATTTAAAATTGGCATTTTACGGGCTTTTTTGTATTATTATTTTGCAGGCGTGCATTGTTTTCCAGTTTTTCGGTTTTAAATTTTGGCTTTTGGTTTTTGAAATTTCAGCAATTTTTTTAAGTGCGTTTTTGTTGAAATTTATATACAACAAAACGGAAATCATTTATCAGGAAAGAGAAGATATAGCCAAAAGATTTTTCAATGATTGTATGCACGAACTGAAAACTCCGCTTGGCGTGGCGATGATAAATATAGAAATGCTTCAAATTCACAATAAATATACTCACCGTATCAAATCAGCTCTAAAACAGATGAAACTGACCTACGAAGACGTGGAATACTTCATAAAAAACAGACATATAAACTTTAAAGCGAAGCGAATGAATATAAGCAAATTTTTAAATGATAGAATAAAATTCTCGCACATAATGGCAAATGTAAAAAATATCAAAATTTCAAGCCGAATTAAACCGGGTTTAGAAATTTTTATCAGCGAAATCGAACTTACGCGCTTAATCGACAACACGATAAATAACGCTATAAAATATACAAATGAAAACGGAAAAATTGAAATTTCGCTTGCAAATGATGAAAATTTCGCGAAATTTTGCGTAAAAGATAATGGAATCGGCATAAAAGATACTAAAAAAATATGGAAAAGATACGAAAGAGAAAATCTCAGCAGCGGCGGCTTCGGACTTGGACTGGCGATTGTAAAAAATATTTGCGATAAATACAAAATCAAAAAAAATGTAATTTCAAATTTCGGCGCGGGCTCAACTTTTATATATGAAATTCCGCTTTTTAAAGAAAAATTTTTAGATAAGTTTGAAAACGACAATCAGCTTTTTGGCAAAGCTTAA
- the miaA gene encoding tRNA (adenosine(37)-N6)-dimethylallyltransferase MiaA: MFKELALIGTTASGKSDLAIKIANEKNGVILSLDSLSIYKKIDIASAKPNKAELASTRHFGIDLVLPNEYFSVGEFIKEYKRAKDFASNANVPLIITGGSGFYLKAMISGLAPKIANFKSDLNNAEIFAIAEKKDPKFAAKFSQNDTYRLQKWYSIYRATNEIPSEFLAKNTSAPIIKNLKIFEISTKKEILNQKIAARTAKMIEAGILDEAKFLFENYSGAKPLGSIGLKECGELLYNTGEFEAEILKREFSRAKKTAKILNKTEILEFWEISPQNFEYFFNSKFKNSDDFELFKIAKLANLITIHTTQLAKRQRTFNRSFKDKISASNEILEVEILKFLS; this comes from the coding sequence TTGTTTAAAGAATTGGCTCTTATCGGCACTACAGCAAGCGGCAAAAGCGATCTTGCCATAAAAATCGCGAATGAAAAAAACGGCGTAATTTTAAGCCTTGATTCGCTCAGTATCTACAAAAAAATCGATATCGCAAGTGCAAAACCGAATAAAGCCGAACTTGCAAGCACAAGGCATTTTGGAATCGATTTGGTTTTACCGAATGAATATTTCAGCGTCGGAGAATTTATTAAAGAATATAAGCGCGCCAAAGATTTTGCCTCAAATGCAAACGTCCCGTTAATAATAACAGGCGGAAGCGGATTTTATCTAAAAGCGATGATAAGCGGTCTTGCACCGAAAATAGCAAATTTTAAAAGTGATTTAAACAATGCCGAAATTTTTGCCATAGCCGAAAAAAAAGATCCGAAATTTGCCGCAAAATTCAGTCAAAATGATACTTATCGCTTGCAAAAATGGTATAGCATATATCGCGCTACAAACGAGATTCCAAGCGAATTTTTGGCAAAAAATACAAGCGCGCCGATTATTAAAAATTTAAAGATTTTTGAAATTTCAACAAAAAAAGAAATTTTAAATCAAAAAATAGCCGCAAGAACGGCAAAAATGATTGAAGCGGGAATTTTGGATGAAGCGAAATTTTTATTTGAAAATTACAGCGGTGCAAAGCCGCTTGGCTCCATCGGACTTAAAGAGTGTGGAGAACTTTTATACAATACAGGAGAATTTGAAGCTGAAATTTTAAAGCGCGAATTTTCACGGGCAAAAAAAACAGCAAAAATTTTGAATAAAACTGAAATTTTGGAATTTTGGGAAATAAGCCCGCAAAATTTTGAATATTTTTTCAATTCAAAATTTAAAAATTCAGACGATTTTGAACTTTTTAAAATAGCGAAACTTGCAAATCTAATCACAATCCATACTACACAACTTGCAAAACGCCAACGAACATTCAACCGTTCTTTTAAAGATAAAATTTCAGCTTCAAATGAAATTTTGGAAGTTGAAATTTTGAAATTTTTATCATAA
- a CDS encoding phosphoethanolamine transferase: protein MARGNFVNPLAAKFFVKDMIILSLFCLAAAEFWLERTKFLLFFGIIFLMILLPYTLKFFQGSSGIVSREVSANFAVFSFFAFILIVILNFIRFKFLRFLILLLILLSDIIFLSYFFITGAVLSDVAIISMLDTNFNEATDYIKINLNFKVILEISVFVLLLAFLTLKFRNFTLNKNKIVFKISLILVTIFYFVSQMNLNEMNFYKILYKMTLSHIQSVNSYKNNYESRINGISVDKNSTRSGLFVLVIGESQNKNHMSVYGYEKLTTPHLNELAKTKNALFFQNAFSNHTLTAQVISQFITSKNQYNNISLKDAVSIIELANLGGFETIYLSNQAKYGTFGSPLSALFFDAKQKIWSIKIGIIARIDNFYRPEAPYDEILLPKIDELKFGEKTLLIIHLMANHWIYEKRYPKNFEKFALKYDNAVLYNDFIVDKILKKLQKFPNFKALIYCSDHGEDMKFMHDPSKFSVSMIEIPFFIYFSDNFIMQNGDIFANLKANENSFFTNDLIFDMMSGILGLKSKIYEPRNDISNALYDDNKSRFKTMNATKNLIEILKF, encoded by the coding sequence TTGGCACGCGGTAATTTCGTAAATCCGCTTGCTGCTAAATTTTTTGTGAAAGATATGATAATTTTATCGCTGTTCTGTCTTGCGGCAGCGGAATTTTGGTTGGAGCGCACTAAATTTTTATTATTTTTCGGCATAATTTTTTTAATGATTTTACTGCCTTATACGCTGAAATTTTTTCAAGGCTCTTCGGGCATTGTGTCGCGCGAAGTAAGCGCGAATTTTGCCGTTTTCAGCTTTTTTGCATTTATTTTAATTGTGATTTTAAATTTTATAAGATTTAAATTTTTACGATTTTTAATTTTATTATTGATTTTATTGTCAGATATTATATTTTTGAGTTATTTTTTTATAACCGGGGCTGTTTTAAGCGACGTTGCAATTATCAGTATGCTTGATACGAATTTTAATGAAGCGACGGATTATATAAAAATTAATTTAAATTTTAAAGTGATTTTGGAAATTTCGGTTTTTGTTTTGCTGCTTGCATTTTTGACTTTAAAATTCAGAAATTTCACTTTAAATAAAAACAAAATTGTATTTAAAATTTCTTTAATCTTAGTAACAATTTTCTATTTTGTATCACAGATGAATTTAAACGAAATGAATTTTTATAAGATACTTTATAAAATGACATTATCTCACATACAATCCGTAAATTCTTATAAAAATAATTATGAAAGTCGTATAAACGGGATTTCGGTTGATAAAAATTCTACCCGAAGCGGACTTTTTGTATTGGTAATAGGAGAAAGTCAAAATAAAAATCATATGAGTGTTTATGGTTATGAAAAACTTACTACACCGCATTTAAACGAACTTGCAAAAACAAAAAATGCATTATTTTTTCAAAATGCATTTTCAAACCATACTCTTACCGCACAAGTTATTTCACAGTTTATTACATCAAAAAATCAATATAACAATATTTCTTTAAAAGATGCCGTTTCTATCATAGAATTAGCAAATTTAGGCGGTTTTGAAACAATTTATCTTAGCAATCAGGCTAAATACGGAACTTTCGGTTCGCCATTATCGGCACTGTTTTTTGATGCGAAACAAAAAATTTGGAGTATAAAAATCGGAATTATTGCCAGAATTGATAATTTTTATCGCCCTGAAGCGCCTTACGATGAGATTTTGTTACCTAAGATAGATGAATTGAAATTTGGCGAGAAAACTCTTTTAATCATTCATCTGATGGCAAATCACTGGATTTATGAAAAACGTTATCCGAAAAATTTTGAAAAATTTGCCTTAAAATACGATAATGCGGTTTTGTATAATGATTTTATCGTGGATAAAATTTTAAAAAAACTTCAAAAATTTCCAAATTTCAAGGCTTTGATTTATTGTTCCGATCACGGCGAAGATATGAAATTTATGCACGATCCTTCCAAATTCAGTGTTTCTATGATAGAAATTCCGTTTTTTATATACTTCAGCGATAATTTTATAATGCAAAACGGGGATATTTTTGCAAATTTAAAAGCAAATGAAAACTCATTTTTTACAAATGATCTGATTTTTGATATGATGAGCGGAATTTTAGGCCTCAAAAGTAAAATATATGAGCCGCGAAATGATATCTCAAACGCGCTTTACGATGATAATAAGAGCAGATTTAAAACAATGAACGCAACAAAAAATTTAATTGAAATTTTAAAATTTTGA